A portion of the Pedobacter cryoconitis genome contains these proteins:
- the fcl gene encoding GDP-L-fucose synthase, translated as MEKSAKIYIAGHRGMVGSAIHRKLLSEGYTNLVTRTSSELDLRNQQAVTDFFAKEKPDYVFLAAAKVGGIIANNTYRADFLYENLSIQNNVIHQAYETGVKKLMFLGSSCIYPKLAPQPLKEEYLLTGLLEETNEPYAIAKIAGIKLCDAYRAQYNCNFISVMPTNLYGYNDNYHPQNSHVLPALIRKFHEAKVNGTPEVVVWGSGSPMREFLFADDLANACYFLMQNYNEPHLINIGTGEDLTIKDLALLVKKVTGFEGALTFDSTKPDGTPRKLMDVSKLHSLGWKHQVELEEGIHLAYQDFLAKHI; from the coding sequence TTGGAAAAGAGCGCAAAAATTTATATCGCAGGCCATCGTGGGATGGTAGGGTCAGCTATTCACCGTAAATTGCTGAGTGAAGGTTATACAAACCTGGTTACCCGGACTTCTTCAGAATTAGACCTGCGTAACCAGCAGGCCGTAACAGACTTTTTTGCAAAGGAAAAACCAGACTATGTATTCCTTGCTGCTGCAAAAGTAGGCGGAATTATCGCGAACAACACTTACAGAGCCGATTTTCTCTATGAGAACTTATCAATCCAGAATAATGTGATTCATCAGGCTTATGAAACAGGGGTCAAAAAATTGATGTTCCTGGGTTCAAGCTGTATCTATCCGAAATTAGCTCCGCAGCCCTTAAAAGAGGAATATCTTTTAACAGGTTTGCTGGAAGAGACTAATGAACCTTATGCAATCGCCAAAATTGCGGGTATCAAATTATGCGATGCTTACCGTGCTCAGTATAATTGCAATTTCATTTCAGTCATGCCAACTAATTTATACGGTTATAATGACAATTACCATCCTCAGAACTCCCATGTGCTCCCTGCTTTAATCCGCAAGTTTCATGAGGCAAAAGTTAACGGGACACCAGAAGTCGTAGTCTGGGGATCTGGCTCACCGATGCGCGAATTCTTATTTGCTGATGACCTGGCCAATGCTTGTTATTTCCTGATGCAAAATTATAATGAGCCTCACCTGATCAATATAGGTACCGGAGAGGATTTAACGATCAAAGACCTGGCACTGCTGGTCAAAAAAGTAACTGGCTTTGAAGGCGCACTTACTTTTGACAGCACTAAACCCGATGGTACTCCCCGCAAATTAATGGATGTCTCGAAATTACATAGCCTTGGATGGAAGCATCAGGTTGAACTGGAAGAAGGAATCCACCTCGCTTATCAGGATTTTCTGGCCAAACATATTTAG
- a CDS encoding DNA-3-methyladenine glycosylase I, whose protein sequence is MSTEVKRCGWCGTDPLYIKYHDEEWGKPVYDDQVLFEFLILEGAQAGLSWITILRRREGYRAAFADFDVQKVAAFTQADAERLMNDTGIIRNKLKVNSAIKNAQLFITIQKEFGSFSNYILGFLPDHKPVVNHFKSLGEVPARTEISDAISSDMKKRGFKFFGTTICYAHMQATGMVNDHIEGCIAR, encoded by the coding sequence ATGAGCACAGAAGTGAAAAGATGTGGCTGGTGTGGAACAGACCCTTTGTATATAAAATATCATGATGAAGAATGGGGTAAGCCTGTTTACGATGATCAGGTTTTATTTGAATTCCTGATCCTGGAAGGAGCGCAGGCTGGTTTAAGCTGGATTACAATTCTGCGCAGACGCGAAGGCTATCGTGCGGCATTTGCTGACTTCGATGTACAAAAGGTTGCGGCTTTTACACAGGCCGATGCAGAGCGGTTAATGAATGATACTGGAATCATCAGAAATAAGCTTAAAGTCAATTCTGCCATTAAAAATGCACAGCTATTTATAACAATACAAAAAGAGTTTGGTTCTTTCTCCAACTATATCCTGGGATTTTTGCCAGACCATAAACCTGTTGTCAATCATTTCAAATCTCTGGGAGAGGTTCCGGCAAGAACAGAAATATCTGACGCGATTAGCAGTGATATGAAAAAACGGGGTTTCAAGTTTTTCGGAACAACGATTTGTTATGCGCATATGCAGGCTACAGGAATGGTTAACGATCATATTGAGGGCTGTATTGCACGCTAA
- the trmB gene encoding tRNA (guanosine(46)-N7)-methyltransferase TrmB: MGKDKLRKFAEIDTFPNVYQMEEGMALQGKWAVQHFKNDNPVVLELACGKGEYSVNMAKFFPEKNFIGIDLKGNRIWRGARTGVDENINNLAFLRIQIEDIAAYFGENEVDEIWITFPDPQPQDSREKKRLTFPGFLNKYKGFLKPGGKINLKTDNDGLYAYTVEKVEELNLPCYKKTDHLYTSEFYDEVLKIKTHYERIYLKQDKNINYIQFSLD, encoded by the coding sequence GTGGGTAAAGATAAGTTAAGGAAATTTGCTGAAATTGATACCTTCCCGAATGTCTATCAGATGGAGGAAGGAATGGCGCTTCAGGGCAAATGGGCAGTGCAGCATTTTAAAAACGACAATCCGGTAGTATTGGAACTGGCTTGTGGTAAAGGAGAATATTCAGTGAATATGGCTAAGTTTTTCCCGGAGAAGAATTTTATAGGCATAGATTTAAAAGGGAACCGTATCTGGAGAGGTGCAAGAACCGGAGTAGATGAAAACATCAATAACCTGGCGTTTTTAAGAATACAGATTGAGGACATTGCCGCCTATTTTGGTGAAAATGAAGTGGACGAAATCTGGATTACTTTTCCCGATCCGCAGCCACAGGACAGCAGGGAAAAGAAAAGGCTAACTTTTCCGGGGTTTCTGAACAAGTATAAGGGCTTTTTAAAACCAGGCGGTAAGATTAATTTAAAGACCGATAATGACGGCTTGTATGCTTATACAGTTGAAAAAGTTGAAGAACTGAACCTGCCTTGTTATAAAAAGACTGATCATTTGTATACTTCAGAATTCTATGATGAAGTATTAAAGATCAAAACACATTATGAAAGAATCTATTTAAAACAAGATAAAAACATAAATTACATTCAATTTTCTCTGGACTAA
- a CDS encoding type II CAAX prenyl endopeptidase Rce1 family protein gives MLGLVDDLTNYLKRPYLVRIPEKVDKPFNLLLKLAFICIVMGIGCGMFTGMLIGLKLIPDPGPSVMDHKKMSKILLFIMAVVWAPLSEELLFRAQLRRFTASIAFIALSCGAFLSALIQTDWAYLVSPIIFIILYFVYRYNLARSITLKFEFWKRIFPWHFHLTAICFSLVHLSNYEKGIGLLPLGILYTLPQLAVGLVLGYTRMNYGLKYSFALHAMYNFFPVLLFLSKY, from the coding sequence ATGCTGGGGCTCGTTGATGATTTAACAAATTACCTGAAGCGTCCCTACCTGGTCAGAATCCCTGAAAAGGTGGATAAGCCTTTTAATTTATTACTGAAACTGGCTTTCATCTGTATTGTAATGGGCATTGGCTGCGGGATGTTTACAGGAATGTTAATTGGGCTGAAACTGATCCCTGATCCTGGGCCATCTGTAATGGACCATAAAAAAATGTCAAAGATTTTGCTCTTTATAATGGCTGTAGTTTGGGCACCATTATCCGAAGAACTTCTTTTCAGGGCGCAGTTAAGACGTTTTACGGCCAGTATTGCTTTTATTGCCTTGAGTTGTGGAGCATTTTTAAGTGCGCTCATTCAAACAGATTGGGCCTATCTGGTCAGCCCTATTATTTTTATCATTTTATATTTTGTTTACCGTTACAACCTGGCCCGGAGTATCACTTTAAAGTTTGAATTCTGGAAGCGGATTTTCCCATGGCATTTTCACCTGACCGCGATTTGTTTTTCGCTGGTACACCTCAGTAATTATGAAAAGGGGATCGGCTTATTACCTTTAGGGATATTGTATACTTTACCTCAGTTAGCTGTTGGGCTTGTTTTGGGTTATACCCGGATGAATTACGGCCTTAAATATTCCTTTGCACTTCATGCAATGTATAATTTCTTTCCTGTACTTTTATTTCTGTCCAAATACTAA
- a CDS encoding superoxide dismutase, protein MAFELPALPYATDALEPHIDKTTMEIHHDKHHQAYVTNLNKALEGKPEASQSLEEIVKNISKFPAAVRNNGGGHFNHSLFWEVMGHNKGGEPTGELAEAIKAAFGSFADFKTKFAEAGATRFGSGWAWLSVGADRKLVVSSTPNQDNPLMDVAEVKGTPILGMDVWEHAYYLKYQNKRPDYIAAFWNVVNWDAVAERFKKA, encoded by the coding sequence ATGGCTTTTGAATTACCTGCGTTACCTTACGCAACAGATGCATTAGAACCGCATATCGATAAAACTACCATGGAAATTCACCATGATAAACATCACCAGGCTTACGTTACTAATTTAAATAAAGCTTTAGAAGGTAAACCTGAAGCTTCTCAAAGTTTGGAAGAAATCGTTAAAAACATCTCTAAGTTTCCTGCAGCAGTAAGAAACAATGGTGGTGGTCACTTTAACCACTCTTTGTTCTGGGAAGTTATGGGACACAATAAAGGTGGTGAGCCAACAGGTGAATTAGCTGAAGCGATCAAAGCTGCTTTCGGTTCTTTCGCTGATTTCAAAACTAAATTCGCTGAAGCTGGTGCTACACGTTTTGGTTCTGGATGGGCTTGGTTAAGCGTTGGTGCTGACCGTAAATTAGTTGTTTCTTCTACACCTAACCAGGATAATCCATTAATGGATGTTGCTGAAGTTAAAGGTACTCCAATCTTAGGAATGGATGTTTGGGAACATGCTTATTACTTAAAATATCAAAACAAACGTCCTGATTATATCGCTGCATTCTGGAATGTAGTAAATTGGGATGCAGTTGCTGAACGTTTCAAAAAAGCGTAA
- a CDS encoding hydrogen peroxide-inducible genes activator, with translation MTLVQLEYIVAVDTYRSFVGAAEKCFVTQPTLSMQVQKLEEMLNVKIFDRSKQPVIPTEIGSQIIEQARLILQESQKVKEIISSQQQDIVGELKVGIIPTVAPYLLPQVIASMMEKYPDLKLLIWEYTTEDIIHHLKTGVLDCGILATPLGDNSITEIPMYYENFVTYISKNSKLFKKKNIDANDLEDENIWLLNEGHCMRSQVLNICRSTKDNRLQGLTYNTGSVETLIRMVDMNNGATLLPELALAELTPKQLSKVRTFKSPEPVREISLVTHKNYIKKRMLNALKEEILAVIPKAMKQKKKKDIVGI, from the coding sequence ATGACCTTAGTTCAACTAGAATATATTGTAGCTGTAGATACTTACAGAAGCTTTGTTGGCGCAGCTGAAAAGTGCTTTGTAACCCAGCCAACGCTGAGTATGCAGGTACAAAAGCTGGAAGAAATGTTGAATGTTAAAATATTTGACAGAAGTAAACAACCTGTTATTCCTACAGAAATTGGCTCTCAAATTATTGAGCAGGCACGCCTGATTCTTCAGGAAAGCCAAAAAGTCAAAGAAATCATCAGCAGTCAGCAACAGGATATTGTTGGCGAACTTAAAGTAGGCATCATTCCTACTGTAGCCCCTTATCTGTTACCACAGGTCATTGCCTCCATGATGGAAAAATATCCCGACTTAAAGCTATTGATCTGGGAATATACCACCGAAGATATTATTCATCATCTTAAAACCGGCGTACTGGATTGTGGGATACTAGCGACCCCACTTGGTGATAACTCAATCACAGAAATCCCAATGTACTACGAGAATTTCGTGACCTACATTAGTAAAAACAGTAAGCTCTTCAAAAAGAAAAATATTGATGCGAATGATCTGGAAGATGAAAACATCTGGTTGTTGAACGAAGGCCACTGTATGCGTTCCCAAGTGCTGAATATTTGCAGGTCTACCAAAGATAACCGCTTACAGGGTTTAACTTATAATACCGGAAGTGTGGAAACGCTGATCCGTATGGTAGACATGAACAATGGTGCTACTTTATTGCCTGAACTGGCTTTAGCGGAACTAACCCCTAAACAACTGAGTAAAGTAAGGACATTTAAATCTCCTGAACCTGTTCGTGAGATTAGTTTGGTAACCCATAAGAATTACATCAAGAAAAGGATGCTGAATGCGCTTAAAGAAGAGATTCTGGCCGTCATTCCAAAGGCAATGAAGCAAAAGAAGAAAAAAGATATTGTAGGAATTTAA
- a CDS encoding carboxymuconolactone decarboxylase family protein translates to MGKLVEEFNDYRSKMNDRIMETANTNIKRFFALDTTTYAAGALDVKSKEMMGLVASMVLRCDDCIKYHLEKCFDAGVNDAEINEVFMIANLVGGSIVIPHYRRAVEYWDELSM, encoded by the coding sequence ATGGGTAAACTAGTAGAAGAATTTAATGACTACCGTTCAAAGATGAACGATAGAATCATGGAAACTGCCAACACAAACATTAAGCGTTTCTTTGCACTGGATACCACAACCTACGCTGCCGGAGCACTGGATGTGAAAAGTAAAGAAATGATGGGTTTAGTGGCTTCCATGGTTTTGCGCTGTGATGACTGTATCAAGTATCATTTAGAAAAATGCTTTGATGCAGGTGTGAATGATGCAGAAATTAATGAAGTATTTATGATCGCTAATTTGGTTGGCGGTTCTATTGTTATCCCGCATTATCGCCGGGCGGTAGAGTATTGGGATGAATTAAGCATGTAA
- a CDS encoding tRNA-binding protein, with protein sequence METIDWNDFEKVELRAGTILEVLDFPEARKPAYKVKVDFGEYGQKMSSAQITAHYTKEELVGKQIVGVVNFPKKQIGKFMSEFLVTGFADEDGSIVLTTLLGKVPNGSKLC encoded by the coding sequence ATGGAAACTATTGACTGGAATGATTTTGAGAAGGTCGAATTAAGAGCAGGCACAATTTTAGAAGTCCTGGATTTCCCTGAAGCCCGAAAACCGGCTTATAAAGTAAAGGTGGATTTTGGCGAATACGGGCAGAAAATGAGCAGTGCGCAGATCACCGCCCACTATACTAAAGAAGAACTTGTTGGTAAACAAATTGTTGGCGTGGTGAACTTTCCTAAAAAACAAATTGGCAAGTTTATGTCTGAGTTTCTGGTTACTGGATTTGCGGATGAGGATGGAAGTATTGTATTGACAACGTTGCTGGGAAAAGTACCCAATGGCAGTAAATTGTGTTAA
- a CDS encoding bestrophin family protein, with the protein MLIVKNIRLSRILRNTWQIDLIMIFSCTGAYLTRAFLIKHNFVVPAIIPTVLGTAIAFFIGFNNNQAYDRWWEARKIWGALVNDSRSWARSVITYISQNEISNQEFKALTDRMVRRHIGFLYALKAKLRDAVDENYQQYLDEADLKEINLHSNVHNAILTLQSRDLQKLSKDGMIDGFRFMELNKLLVNFSDHMGRAERIKNTVFPTTYNYFTKVFIWLFVVSLTLVISHEAGVWAIFIGWLVGFVFVSTQINGMSLIDPFENNSSSVPLNQITRTIEINLLEMIGAEKIPAPVKPINDEYIL; encoded by the coding sequence ATGCTAATAGTAAAAAATATCCGGTTAAGCCGTATTCTGAGGAATACCTGGCAAATAGACCTTATCATGATCTTTTCCTGCACAGGGGCGTATCTAACCAGAGCGTTCCTGATTAAACATAATTTTGTGGTCCCAGCTATCATTCCTACCGTTTTAGGTACCGCGATAGCTTTTTTTATTGGATTTAATAATAACCAGGCCTACGACCGATGGTGGGAAGCCCGTAAAATATGGGGCGCTTTAGTCAATGATTCCAGATCATGGGCCAGAAGTGTAATCACCTATATCTCCCAAAATGAGATCAGCAACCAGGAATTTAAAGCATTAACAGATAGAATGGTCCGCCGCCATATTGGTTTCCTTTATGCGCTGAAAGCTAAGTTGAGAGATGCGGTTGATGAAAATTATCAGCAATACCTGGATGAGGCCGATCTGAAAGAAATCAATCTCCACAGTAACGTACACAATGCCATTTTAACCTTGCAATCCAGAGATCTGCAAAAATTGAGTAAAGATGGAATGATTGATGGCTTTCGTTTTATGGAGCTGAACAAGCTCCTGGTTAATTTCTCCGATCACATGGGAAGAGCTGAACGGATTAAAAATACTGTTTTCCCGACCACTTATAATTATTTCACCAAAGTCTTTATCTGGTTATTCGTGGTTTCGCTGACCCTGGTGATTAGTCATGAAGCAGGCGTATGGGCTATTTTTATTGGCTGGCTGGTCGGTTTTGTCTTTGTATCTACGCAGATCAACGGAATGAGCCTGATCGATCCTTTCGAGAATAACTCATCTTCAGTACCACTAAACCAGATTACAAGAACTATAGAGATTAACTTGCTGGAAATGATCGGCGCAGAAAAGATTCCCGCGCCAGTCAAGCCCATCAATGATGAATATATCTTGTAA
- a CDS encoding nucleoside deaminase, with amino-acid sequence MSYYNFSEEKDLPQEDEHYMRLALQEAQLAFDQEEIPIGAIVVCKGRIVGRGHNLTEQLNDVTAHAEMQAFTAASLTLGGKYLKDCTLYVTVEPCVMCAGAAYWTQISRIVYGASEEKRGFTSKNANLLHPKTITQKGVLALECAQLMKRFFENKRG; translated from the coding sequence ATGAGTTATTATAATTTTTCTGAAGAAAAGGATCTGCCACAAGAAGATGAGCACTATATGCGTCTTGCTTTGCAGGAAGCGCAATTAGCTTTTGATCAGGAAGAAATTCCGATCGGGGCTATAGTTGTTTGTAAGGGCAGGATCGTTGGACGCGGACATAACCTTACTGAGCAGCTAAATGATGTTACTGCGCATGCCGAGATGCAGGCGTTTACGGCAGCAAGTTTAACATTGGGTGGCAAGTATTTGAAGGATTGTACGCTTTATGTAACTGTAGAGCCTTGTGTGATGTGTGCTGGTGCTGCTTACTGGACGCAGATCAGCAGGATTGTTTACGGGGCTTCGGAAGAGAAGCGTGGATTTACGAGTAAAAATGCTAATTTGCTGCATCCAAAAACGATTACACAAAAAGGGGTGCTGGCACTGGAATGTGCGCAGTTGATGAAGCGTTTCTTTGAGAACAAACGAGGGTAA
- a CDS encoding class I SAM-dependent rRNA methyltransferase, translating to MIDVVLKKGKEKAVHQKHPWVFSGAIDKVKGSPLNGEVVKVLAADQSFLAYGYYNGQSRVAVRLLEWEEDNIIDKAWYEVRLKNAIASRTHLLSDQQTNTCRLVFSEADYLPGLIVDKYADYLSLQILSAGMENVKAELIELLIAALNPIGIFDKSDANARTHENLEVSQGLLWGETPPEFIEVKENGVRYHINIADGQKSGFYCDQRDNREILAAYTKDKEVLDCFCYSGGFTLNSLKHGAKHVTSVDSSALAMETLKHNLGLNGFMEHQQTSVQSDVNKQLRVFKEDGKLFDVIVLDPPKYAPSRSALDRAARAYKDLNRLGMLLLKKGGILATYSCSGAVDLETFKQIIAWAALDAGREVQIIKQFHQPEDHPVRISFPEGEYLKGLLLRVL from the coding sequence ATGATTGATGTTGTACTTAAAAAAGGCAAAGAAAAAGCCGTCCACCAAAAACACCCCTGGGTATTTTCAGGAGCTATAGATAAAGTTAAAGGTAGTCCATTGAATGGAGAGGTTGTTAAGGTTCTTGCTGCCGACCAGTCCTTTTTAGCTTATGGCTATTATAACGGCCAATCACGCGTAGCAGTGCGTTTATTGGAATGGGAAGAAGACAACATTATTGACAAGGCCTGGTATGAAGTGAGATTGAAAAACGCGATTGCTTCGCGCACGCACTTATTGAGCGATCAACAAACAAACACCTGTCGTTTAGTATTTAGTGAGGCCGATTACCTGCCCGGATTGATCGTTGATAAATATGCTGACTACCTTTCTTTGCAAATTCTAAGTGCAGGAATGGAAAATGTTAAAGCAGAGCTGATTGAGCTTTTAATTGCAGCATTAAATCCAATCGGGATCTTTGATAAAAGTGATGCCAATGCACGCACACACGAAAACCTGGAAGTTTCACAAGGCTTACTTTGGGGAGAAACCCCACCAGAGTTTATCGAAGTCAAAGAAAATGGCGTTCGCTATCATATCAATATTGCTGACGGACAGAAATCTGGTTTTTACTGCGATCAGCGTGACAACCGTGAAATTCTTGCAGCTTATACCAAAGATAAAGAAGTACTGGATTGCTTCTGTTACAGTGGAGGGTTCACGCTGAATAGCTTAAAACATGGCGCTAAACATGTAACTAGTGTAGACAGTTCAGCGCTGGCTATGGAAACCTTAAAACATAACCTTGGTTTAAACGGCTTTATGGAGCATCAGCAAACCAGCGTACAGTCTGACGTAAATAAACAACTCCGCGTTTTTAAAGAAGATGGGAAACTATTTGACGTGATCGTACTTGACCCACCCAAATATGCACCTTCAAGATCTGCTTTAGACAGAGCTGCGCGCGCTTATAAAGACTTAAATAGATTAGGGATGCTATTGCTTAAAAAAGGTGGTATACTGGCTACTTATTCTTGTTCGGGCGCGGTTGATCTGGAAACTTTCAAACAGATTATTGCATGGGCAGCATTAGACGCTGGCAGAGAAGTACAAATTATCAAACAATTCCATCAACCAGAAGACCACCCGGTAAGAATTTCGTTTCCAGAAGGAGAATATCTTAAAGGTTTATTATTGAGGGTATTGTAA
- a CDS encoding MGMT family protein — protein sequence MEQSFYEQVYEVVRLIPKGRVTSYGAIAKALGAGKSSRLVGYAMNHAHDALPPVPAHRVVNHKGLLTGKFHFSTPELMQELLENEGLVIEQDKIKDFKTHFWDPALEL from the coding sequence ATGGAGCAATCATTTTATGAGCAGGTTTATGAAGTAGTGAGGTTAATCCCAAAAGGGAGAGTGACCTCTTACGGCGCAATTGCTAAAGCACTGGGAGCTGGAAAATCTTCCCGTTTAGTAGGCTATGCGATGAACCATGCCCATGATGCATTACCTCCTGTACCTGCTCACAGGGTGGTAAACCATAAAGGTTTGCTTACTGGAAAATTTCATTTTTCCACGCCGGAACTGATGCAGGAATTATTAGAGAATGAAGGACTGGTCATAGAACAGGATAAGATAAAGGACTTTAAAACCCATTTTTGGGATCCTGCATTAGAACTGTAA